AAAGGACTACGGATGCAACCATGGGTCTGAGACTGAGACACCCAGTCGGTCTCCTCCGTGCCTGCAGAAGGAACACCTCCTCATCATCGAGATCATTTGCCACCGCCATTCAAGATGGCTTGCAGGTCAAGCCCATTGCGGGTTCGCTGGGCGCTCAAATCACAGGCATCGACCTGCGCTCCATAACAGAAAAGCAAACACGAGAAGTCCGCGAGGCTTGGCTCAAGCACAAGGTCATCTTCCTGCGAAGACATGAGCTCGATCCTGGACAGTACCTCAACTTCGCCAGGACCATCGGCAAGCCGAGCCCATACCCAATGGTGCCTGGCATCGAGGGCTACCCAGACATCACCCATGTCCTGAAGCGAGAACATGAAACCACCAACTTTGGCGGAATCTGGCATAGCGATACTGTGTAGCTGGAGACACCTCCCATGGCCACTATGCTTCTAGCCCGCGAGCTGCCGCCGTTTGGTGGCGATACGCTCTTCGCGAACCAGGTGGCTGCGCATGAGGCTTTGTCTGAAGGCTTGAAGAAGACGTTGTCGAACTTGACGTGCGTGCACACATCGTCGAAAGCCGCAGCGTCCAAGACTCGTGAGGATAGGATTAATGATTCTGGCCATAAGGCGGAGGTGCTCATATCTTATCACCCGGCTGTGCGGACGCATCCCGAGACTGGCAAGAAGAGTTTGTATTTGAACGTGGCGCATACTGATCGCTTTGATGGATGGAGTACAGAGGAGAGTGCTCCGTTGCTGAATTATCTTCATCAACACCAGGTTAAGCCGGAGTTTACGTGTCGTTTCCGGTGGCAGGTTGGAGATCTGGCGATATGGTATGTCATCAGGAGACTGCGAGGTTGGCTCCCTGGAAATGTTGTGCTGATGACAGATTGTAGGGATAATAGAGTCGTTCTCCACAATCCTGTTAATGACTATCATGGCTACAAGCGTAGCATGCTTCGTATCACGCTGGCTGGTGACAAGCCAGTTTGAGATAAAACAGCTTCGGCATTTGATGCTCGTGCTGTGGAGCGCGGTTACATGAAGGCCAAACTATTTGGCCGTGATCATAGCAAAGTCATCATCACCGGCGATAAAGTCTTCGACTTCCCAGCCTCCATCGTCCCCATCCTTACAGCTAAAGCGGCGGCATGGCCAACAAAACCCCCGCCCTTCCCCTCCGACTAGGCGATACTTCAACCGAGGAAATCGAACAAACCACCAGATACCAGCCGTCTCATCATCGGTGAGAGTCTCAAGAAGCTCTCGCTCACTCGACCCAACCAGACTGGGATTAGAGGCCATGGGACGGGTGGAATTACGACTATCGCGGGCGGTATACCTGTGAGGATAGCGTTGGCGAGGAAATTGATGGGCGACTTGCTGAGGGGCTGGGACTTTCCATCATGGGTCGTTGCGAGCCAGGTGGGATCGAGTGGTATCATGGTCGGGTCAAGGAGGAGCTTGATAAGGATCATGGGATGGACAATCTTGGCAATATTATATTGTCATCTTGCGGCAACAAGGACGCCGTATTACTGAAGCTGCTGGTGGAGACCAGAACATCGAACATGCCTAACATCAGTCCATGTCAGCATGCATGATTCGTCGTCATCAACAGCTTGTGGTACAGCTTCCGCTTCTGGTGTTTGTACGCCTCGTGCTCGATTTCGGGGGGTCCAAGCTCCGCGTAAATCTCGAGATGGTGTAGGGTGGTCGACCGCCTTCATTGGCTAAAGGAACAGCGGAGCTAGCAGATGTCTGTCTGCGAATTTCTGCATTGCCTAAATCGGTAGGACACAGCAGACGTTGTGTCCATGCACCGCAGAGGCAAGCTGTCGTGAAAGACCAACAAGTGGACATGGTATTCTGCATCGTGCCAATCGAATAGTGCATGTTCTAAACGCAAGCTGTACCGCGATTCTGAGAGAATTAGTCGCTGCGTCCCAGCTGGCTAAAAGCCATAAAGCCCCGCCCCTTGAGTCTTCTTCTGCTCATTAGCAGTCGCCTGAGACTCCAAATATATCGCCAACAGATTCCCCA
Above is a window of Fulvia fulva chromosome 6, complete sequence DNA encoding:
- a CDS encoding (R)-phenoxypropionate/alpha-ketoglutarate-dioxygenase; its protein translation is MGLRLRHPVGLLRACRRNTSSSSRSFATAIQDGLQVKPIAGSLGAQITGIDLRSITEKQTREVREAWLKHKVIFLRRHELDPGQYLNFARTIGKPSPYPMVPGIEGYPDITHVLKREHETTNFGGIWHSDTV
- a CDS encoding Alpha-ketoglutarate-dependent taurine dioxygenase, whose amino-acid sequence is MATMLLARELPPFGGDTLFANQVAAHEALSEGLKKTLSNLTCVHTSSKAAASKTREDRINDSGHKAEVLISYHPAVRTHPETGKKSLYLNVAHTDRFDGWSTEESAPLLNYLHQHQVKPEFTCRFRWQVGDLAIWDNRVVLHNPVNDYHGYKRSMLRITLAGDKPV